From Panicum hallii strain FIL2 chromosome 2, PHallii_v3.1, whole genome shotgun sequence, a single genomic window includes:
- the LOC112882423 gene encoding uncharacterized protein LOC112882423 isoform X2 codes for MTMRITRRLLLAAAAAALLLLLVAGPAAAQDAAVEGVAPPAEELAANARAKEAAVLSAELVQLRAKISALESRIADQTLELKTKDDAIETLDMIVKEKSQHITTMQNQAASLQVKGSLAAEEQASKVNARVIELEKQIEKLKKDITAQKSKKAALEARAGDADKKVLELNMKLEKLQRTSDDQKRRIQKIEHALKVAEEELMKVQLETTTKAKKLREVHGAWLPSWLVTHAARSMEVVSNHWNEHGKPAFDSLLQKASEKSAQAKKWAEPHLETAKTKWMPVAKEKWATLKKNAEPYVQMVSEKSVEVYQTSSDFMRPHLVNAHQVADPYFQEAKKLSKPYIDQIATATKPHVEKIRTTLKPYTKRAHHVYGQFLETATTYHQQAQATVSDYLHQHEFTKQFVTDELVWYLAAALLVMPIFVLYTLLVDAFWSYQEAEENPTEQ; via the exons ATGACCATGCGGATCACGAGGCGGCTCTTGcttgcagcggcggcggcggcgctgctgctgctgctcgtcgcggggccggcggcggcgcaggacgcggcggtggagggcgtggcgccgccggcggagGAGCTCGCCGCGAACGCGAGGGCcaaggaggcggcggtgctgTCCGCGGAGCTGGTCCAGCTCCGGGCGAAGATCTCCGCGTTAG AGTCACGCATTGCTGACCAGACCCTGGAGTTAAAGACCAAGGACGATGCAATTGAAACACTGGATATGATTGTCAAGGAGAAGTCGCAGCACATAACTACTATGCAGAATCAAGCAGCTTCCCTCCAG GTGAAGGGATCTTTAGCTGCAGAGGAGCAAGCAAGCAAGGTCAATGCACGAGTTATTGAGCTCGAGAAGCAG ATTGAGAAGCTCAAGAAGGATATTACAGCACAAAAAAGCAAAAAGGCAGCCCTGGAGGCTAGGGCCGGCGATGCAGATAAGAAGGTGCTAGAGCTGAATATGAAGCTGGAGAAA CTCCAGAGGACAAGCGATGATCAAAAGCGCAGGATTCAGAAGATTGAACATGCTCTTAAAGTTGCTGAG GAGGAACTGATGAAAGTGCAGCTGGAAACAACAACAAAAGCAAAAAAGCTGAGAGAG GTTCATGGAGCCTGGTTGCCATCTTGGTTGGTGACACATGCAGCCCGCTCTATG GAGGTGGTATCGAATCACTGGAACGAACATGGGAAACCTGCCTTTGACAGCTTATTGCAGAAG GCCTCAGAAAAATCAGCACAGGCAAAGAAATGGGCCGAGCCCCATCTGGAAACTGCTAAGACG AAATGGATGCCTGTTGCTAAAGAAAAATGGGCTACCTTGAAGAAAAATGCGGAGCCTTATGTCCAAATGGTCTCAGAGAAATCAGTGGAGGTTTATCAAACATCAAGTGACTTTATGAGGCCTCATCTTGTAAATGCACATCAAGTTGCTGATCCCTACTTCCAG GAAGCCAAGAAATTATCCAAACCCTATATCGATCAAATTGCTACAGCCACTAAACCACATGTTGAGAAAATTAGAACTACTCTGAAGCCTTATACTAAAAGAGCACACCATGTATATGGACAATTTCTTGAGACGGCTACTACATATCATCAGCAG GCTCAGGCAACTGTCTCGGATTACCTTCACCAACATGAATTTACAAAACAATTTGTGACTGATGAGTTGGTGTGGTATCTG GCTGCTGCTTTGTTGGTTATGCCCATTTTTGTTTTATACACACTCCTAGTTGACGCATTCTGGTCT TAccaagaagcagaagaaaaccCCACCGAGCAGTAA
- the LOC112883241 gene encoding ervatamin-B-like, with translation MARPSLLLALLVTVWVCAAPARADPLLERFERWMGRHGRLYADAGEKQRRLEVYRRNVELVERFNSMGNGGYRLADTRFADLTNEEFRTKMLGLGPRSRAGRTTAPSTMTRVASGLAGDFSDLPKSVDWREKGAVAPVKNQGECGSCWAFSAVAAMEGVNQIKNGKLVSLSEQELVDCDTVAVGCAGGYMSWAFEFVMKNRGLTTERNYPYQGMNGACQKPKLKESAVAISGYVNVTASSEADLLRAAAAQPVSVAVDAGSFVWQLYGGGVFTGPCTTELNHGVTVVGYGETQEDADGDGGGTPGQKYWIVKNSWGPEWGEAGYIRMQRQAGAADGLCGIALLPSYPLM, from the exons ATGGCGAGGCCATCCCTGCTTCTCGCCCTGCTGGTCACCGTCTGGGTATGCGCGGCTCCAGCGCGCGCCGACCCGCTGCTGGAGAGGTTCGAGCGGTGGATGGGCAGGCACGGCCGGCTGTACGCCGACGCCGGCGAGAAGCAGAGGCGGCTCGAGGTGTACCGGAGGAACGTCGAGCTGGTCGAGCGGTTCAACTCCATGGGCAATGGCGGGTACAGGCTCGCTGACACCAGGTTTGCTGACCTGACGAATGAGGAGTTCAGGACCAAGATGCTGGGCTTGGGACCTCGCAGCAGGGCCGGGCGCACCACGGCGCCAAGCACCATGACTCGT GTTGCCAGTGGACTGGCTGGAGATTTTTCTGATCTGCCGAAAAGCGTCGACTGGCGGGAGAAAGGAGCTGTGGCGCCGGTGAAGAACCAGGGGGAGTGTG GTTCTTGCTGGGCGTTCTCCGCCGTCGCAGCCATGGAGGGCGTCAACCAGATCAAGAACGGGAAGCTGGTGTCCCTGTCGGAGCAGGAGCTCGTCGACTGCGACACCGTGGCTGTCGGCTGCGCCGGCGGGTACATGAGCTGGGCGTTCGAGTTCGTCATGAAGAACCGTGGCCTCACCACCGAGAGGAACTACCCTTACCAAG GAATGAACGGCGCCTGCCAGAAGCCGAAGCTGAAGGAGAGCGCGGTGGCCATCTCTGGGTACGTCAACGTGACGGCCAGCAGCGAGGCGGACCTCCTGCGCGCAGCCGCGGCGCAGCCGGTGTCCGTGGCCGTGGACGCCGGCAGCTTCGTGTGGCAGCTCTACGGCGGCGGGGTGTTCACGGGGCCCTGCACCACCGAGCTCAACCACGGGGTGACGGTGGTCGGGTACGGCGAGACCCAGGAGGAcgcggacggcgacggcggcgggacCCCGGGGCAGAAGTACTGGATCGTCAAGAACTCGTGGGGGCCCGAGTGGGGCGAGGCCGGCTACATCCGCATGCAGCGCCAAGCCGGCGCCGCCGACGGCCTCTGCGGCATCGCGCTGCTCCCGAGCTACCCGCTCATGTGA
- the LOC112882423 gene encoding uncharacterized protein LOC112882423 isoform X3: MTMRITRRLLLAAAAAALLLLLVAGPAAAQDAAVEGVAPPAEELAANARAKEAAVLSAELVQLRAKISALESRIADQTLELKTKDDAIETLDMIVKEKSQHITTMQNQAASLQVKGSLAAEEQASKVNARVIELEKQIEKLKKDITAQKSKKAALEARAGDADKKVLELNMKLEKLQRTSDDQKRRIQKIEHALKVAEEELMKVQLETTTKAKKLREVHGAWLPSWLVTHAARSMEVVSNHWNEHGKPAFDSLLQKASEKSAQAKKWAEPHLETAKTKWMPVAKEKWATLKKNAEPYVQMVSEKSVEVYQTSSDFMRPHLVNAHQVADPYFQEAKKLSKPYIDQIATATKPHVEKIRTTLKPYTKRAHHVYGQFLETATTYHQQYQEAEENPTEQ, from the exons ATGACCATGCGGATCACGAGGCGGCTCTTGcttgcagcggcggcggcggcgctgctgctgctgctcgtcgcggggccggcggcggcgcaggacgcggcggtggagggcgtggcgccgccggcggagGAGCTCGCCGCGAACGCGAGGGCcaaggaggcggcggtgctgTCCGCGGAGCTGGTCCAGCTCCGGGCGAAGATCTCCGCGTTAG AGTCACGCATTGCTGACCAGACCCTGGAGTTAAAGACCAAGGACGATGCAATTGAAACACTGGATATGATTGTCAAGGAGAAGTCGCAGCACATAACTACTATGCAGAATCAAGCAGCTTCCCTCCAG GTGAAGGGATCTTTAGCTGCAGAGGAGCAAGCAAGCAAGGTCAATGCACGAGTTATTGAGCTCGAGAAGCAG ATTGAGAAGCTCAAGAAGGATATTACAGCACAAAAAAGCAAAAAGGCAGCCCTGGAGGCTAGGGCCGGCGATGCAGATAAGAAGGTGCTAGAGCTGAATATGAAGCTGGAGAAA CTCCAGAGGACAAGCGATGATCAAAAGCGCAGGATTCAGAAGATTGAACATGCTCTTAAAGTTGCTGAG GAGGAACTGATGAAAGTGCAGCTGGAAACAACAACAAAAGCAAAAAAGCTGAGAGAG GTTCATGGAGCCTGGTTGCCATCTTGGTTGGTGACACATGCAGCCCGCTCTATG GAGGTGGTATCGAATCACTGGAACGAACATGGGAAACCTGCCTTTGACAGCTTATTGCAGAAG GCCTCAGAAAAATCAGCACAGGCAAAGAAATGGGCCGAGCCCCATCTGGAAACTGCTAAGACG AAATGGATGCCTGTTGCTAAAGAAAAATGGGCTACCTTGAAGAAAAATGCGGAGCCTTATGTCCAAATGGTCTCAGAGAAATCAGTGGAGGTTTATCAAACATCAAGTGACTTTATGAGGCCTCATCTTGTAAATGCACATCAAGTTGCTGATCCCTACTTCCAG GAAGCCAAGAAATTATCCAAACCCTATATCGATCAAATTGCTACAGCCACTAAACCACATGTTGAGAAAATTAGAACTACTCTGAAGCCTTATACTAAAAGAGCACACCATGTATATGGACAATTTCTTGAGACGGCTACTACATATCATCAGCAG TAccaagaagcagaagaaaaccCCACCGAGCAGTAA
- the LOC112882423 gene encoding uncharacterized protein LOC112882423 isoform X1, with protein MTMRITRRLLLAAAAAALLLLLVAGPAAAQDAAVEGVAPPAEELAANARAKEAAVLSAELVQLRAKISALESRIADQTLELKTKDDAIETLDMIVKEKSQHITTMQNQAASLQVKGSLAAEEQASKVNARVIELEKQIEKLKKDITAQKSKKAALEARAGDADKKVLELNMKLEKLQRTSDDQKRRIQKIEHALKVAEEELMKVQLETTTKAKKLREVHGAWLPSWLVTHAARSMEVVSNHWNEHGKPAFDSLLQKASEKSAQAKKWAEPHLETAKTKWMPVAKEKWATLKKNAEPYVQMVSEKSVEVYQTSSDFMRPHLVNAHQVADPYFQEAKKLSKPYIDQIATATKPHVEKIRTTLKPYTKRAHHVYGQFLETATTYHQQAQATVSDYLHQHEFTKQFVTDELVWYLAAALLVMPIFVLYTLLVDAFCTKKQKKTPPSSNANHGHRRHKRRHADK; from the exons ATGACCATGCGGATCACGAGGCGGCTCTTGcttgcagcggcggcggcggcgctgctgctgctgctcgtcgcggggccggcggcggcgcaggacgcggcggtggagggcgtggcgccgccggcggagGAGCTCGCCGCGAACGCGAGGGCcaaggaggcggcggtgctgTCCGCGGAGCTGGTCCAGCTCCGGGCGAAGATCTCCGCGTTAG AGTCACGCATTGCTGACCAGACCCTGGAGTTAAAGACCAAGGACGATGCAATTGAAACACTGGATATGATTGTCAAGGAGAAGTCGCAGCACATAACTACTATGCAGAATCAAGCAGCTTCCCTCCAG GTGAAGGGATCTTTAGCTGCAGAGGAGCAAGCAAGCAAGGTCAATGCACGAGTTATTGAGCTCGAGAAGCAG ATTGAGAAGCTCAAGAAGGATATTACAGCACAAAAAAGCAAAAAGGCAGCCCTGGAGGCTAGGGCCGGCGATGCAGATAAGAAGGTGCTAGAGCTGAATATGAAGCTGGAGAAA CTCCAGAGGACAAGCGATGATCAAAAGCGCAGGATTCAGAAGATTGAACATGCTCTTAAAGTTGCTGAG GAGGAACTGATGAAAGTGCAGCTGGAAACAACAACAAAAGCAAAAAAGCTGAGAGAG GTTCATGGAGCCTGGTTGCCATCTTGGTTGGTGACACATGCAGCCCGCTCTATG GAGGTGGTATCGAATCACTGGAACGAACATGGGAAACCTGCCTTTGACAGCTTATTGCAGAAG GCCTCAGAAAAATCAGCACAGGCAAAGAAATGGGCCGAGCCCCATCTGGAAACTGCTAAGACG AAATGGATGCCTGTTGCTAAAGAAAAATGGGCTACCTTGAAGAAAAATGCGGAGCCTTATGTCCAAATGGTCTCAGAGAAATCAGTGGAGGTTTATCAAACATCAAGTGACTTTATGAGGCCTCATCTTGTAAATGCACATCAAGTTGCTGATCCCTACTTCCAG GAAGCCAAGAAATTATCCAAACCCTATATCGATCAAATTGCTACAGCCACTAAACCACATGTTGAGAAAATTAGAACTACTCTGAAGCCTTATACTAAAAGAGCACACCATGTATATGGACAATTTCTTGAGACGGCTACTACATATCATCAGCAG GCTCAGGCAACTGTCTCGGATTACCTTCACCAACATGAATTTACAAAACAATTTGTGACTGATGAGTTGGTGTGGTATCTG GCTGCTGCTTTGTTGGTTATGCCCATTTTTGTTTTATACACACTCCTAGTTGACGCATTCTG TAccaagaagcagaagaaaaccCCACCGAGCAGTAATGCCAACCATGGGCATCGGAGACATAAGCGCCGGCATGCTGACAAATAG
- the LOC112882425 gene encoding NAC domain-containing protein 92-like → MEGSAAAAGGGGAGGGSKKEDSLPPGFRFHPTDEELITYYLRHKIADGSFTARAIAEVDLNKCEPWDLPEKAKLGEKEWYFFSLRDRKYPTGVRTNRATNAGYWKTTGKDKEIYTGQLPATPELVGMKKTLVFYKGRAPRGEKTNWVMHEYRLHSKSAPKSNKDEWVVCRVFAKSAGVKKYPSNNAHSRSHHHPYTLDMVPPLLPTLLQHDPFARGPHHPYMTPADLAELARFARGTPGLHPHIQPHPGTAAAYINPTAVAPPFTLSGGLSLNLGASPAMPSPPPPPLHAMSMAMSHQIAPSGAGAAGSHHQVMAGDHHQQMAPAGLGGCVIAPGADAGFGADAAGARYQSLDVEQLVERYWPAGYQV, encoded by the exons ATGGAaggctcagcagcagcagcaggaggaggaggtgcagggGGAGGGTCGAAGAAGGAGGATAGCTTGCCGCCGGGGTTCAGGTTCCACCCGACGGACGAGGAGCTCATCACGTACTACCTGCGGCACAAGATCGCCGACGGCAGCTTCACGGCGAGGGCCATCGCCGAGGTCGACCTCAACAAGTGCGAGCCGTGGGATCTCCCGG AAAAAGCGAAGCTCGGTGAAAAGGAGTGGTATTTCTTCAGCCTAAGGGACAGAAAGTACCCAACCGGTGTGCGAACAAATCGCGCAACTAATGCTGGTTACTGGAAGACAACAGGCAAGGATAAAGAGATCTACACTGGGCAACTACCAGCCACGCCAGAGCTAGTAGGGATGAAGAAAACCCTGGTGTTCTACAAAGGAAGGGCTCCTCGGGGTGAGAAGACCAACTGGGTCATGCATGAGTATCGCCTGCACTCAAAATCAGCCCCCAAATCTAACAAG GACGAGTGGGTGGTGTGCCGGGTCTTCGCCAAGAGCGCCGGCGTCAAGAAGTACCCGTCCAACAACGCGCACTCGCGGTCGCACCACCACCCGTACACGCTGGACATGGTGCCGCCCCTCCTGCCCACGCTGCTCCAGCACGACCCCTTCGCGCGCGGGCCCCACCACCCGTACATGACTCCGGCCGACCTGGCCGAGCTCGCGCGCTTCGCCCGCGGCACGCCGGGGCTGCACCCGCACATCCAGCCGCAccccgggacggcggcggcgtacaTCAACCCCaccgccgtggcgccgccgTTCACGCTCTCCGGCGGCCTCAGCCTCAACCTCGGCGCCTCCCCGGCCatgccgtccccgccgccgccgccgctccacgcgaTGTCGATGGCGATGAGCCACCAGATCGCGCCGAGCGGTGCCGGCGCCGCGGGTAGCCATCATCAGGTGATGGCAGGCGATCACCACCAGCAGATGGCGCCGGCGGGGCTCGGCGGGTGCGTGATCGCGCCCGGCGCGGACGCAGGGTTCGGCGCGGACGCGGCCGGGGCGCGGTACCAGAGCTTGGACGTGGAGCAGCTGGTGGAGAGGTACTGGCCTGCCGGGTACCAGGTGTAG